The stretch of DNA CCGGTGATATTACTAGAACTGAATATGATGCTATCCGAGAACTGCAAAAATTTCAGAAACCTTTGATTTTAATTTTTAACAAGATTGACCTCTATCCAGAGATAGATAGGCAAGCTATTTACCACAATCTACAAGTATTAGGGAAGGGAGAAGAAGTCGGTAGAGACGGAGAAATTCTCAATCCCCAATCTCTAGAAATTGTGATGGCGGCCGCAGAACCTGCACCAGTTCAGGTAAGAGTTGAATGGCCTGATGGTAGCGTTACTTATGAATGGGAGTCGCCGCCACCACAAATAGATCAACTCCAGCAAAAATTGATTACAATTATCAACCGAGAAGGGCGATCTATCCTCGCTCTCAATGCGCTAGTTCAAGCAAGAGAAGCTGAGGTAACTATTGCCCATAAAACTCTTAAATTGCGCCAATCGGAAGCAGAAGATTTGATTTGGCAATTCGCGAAATATAAGGGTTTAGCGGTGGGCTTAAATCCTATTGCTTTCTTAGATATACTGGCCGCACCTGTTGCAGATTTAGCTCTAATTCGGTCTTTAGCTAGGCTTTATGGTTTGCCGATGACTGGTTATGAAGCTGGTAAACTTTGGAAGACTATTCTGTTTAGTACGGGTGGGGTACTTTTTGGTGAATTGGGTAGTGGTTTAATTTTGGGTTTGGGAAAAAGTACGGCTGGAATTGTCGCAGATTTTTCTACTTTTGCCGGAGTTGCTGTTACTCAAGCTAGTTTAGCTGCTTACGGAACTTATGCTGTAGGTCGCGCTTCTCAGGTTTATCTCGAAAAGGGTTGTACTTGGGGGCCTTTGGGACAGGATAGAGTTATTCAAGATATTCTTAACCAAGTCGAAAAAACTTCTATTATCTCTCGCTTGCAACGGGAATTTAAATTCGATTAGGGGGATTTTAGTGCCTTGGAGATGCTGCCTGAAGTTGAAAGAATGACGGCTTTTGTTCAAAATTTATCAATCAGTATCGATCCAAGTTAAGTTTTCACCTTTAACTGTGGGAATAAAAAGTGAATTGCTTGGCTTTTCACAGGCGCTTAGAAGGAGAACTAAGACAATTACAATAACAGCAATGAATAACCAAGCACCTGCATTAGATTTCGGTTCTTTAGATTCCTGTTCTATAAATTGTCTCTTGCAAATTGTACAGAATATTTCTTCGGGTCGATCGGGGTTTTCCAGAATGCAGCAAATAGGTTTTCCGAAGATATCGTGGTGGCAAGACATGATGACTCCGAAGGAATAGAATAAATTGTGGGAAAAAAGTGGATAGGGGCGGGTTTATGTAAAAGGTTGAAGAAGCTCGTTGGCCAACTACTTCTATATATTTATCTGGGTAAACTCAAAAAATTATGCAAAGTTGCCAAAAATTTTATCGATAGTAGGGTAGGACTTACGCAGGGAGTCCCAGAAACCGGGTTTTTGAGAGCATCTGTGGGTTCCGGCGAAGTATTTTCGTCAAAAAACCCGGTTTATTTGGTTGGGTGCCAAAGTCCTGGGTACGTATCTCAGAGACAGCAAAAGCCCTAGATATCTTTACGCCAGAACCCTTATGCTGCATACTATTGAGGGACGAAACCCAAGATTTATCGGGGTTTAGTGTGATTTTAGTGTTTAGCGATCGCGATCGCTCTTGGCTAAGTCATATAGCAATCCTAAATGAATCGTAAATTTTTTACCCCACCCCAACCCTCCCCTTGCTAAGGGGAGGGAGTAAGAAATTCACAAATGATTTAGGATTGCTATATACCAATACCAATGACGCTTTTTAATTTTTCAAGCGATCGCGAAAATAAATCCGATACAAATTGCAACGCGGCATTACATGATTACCATGCAAATTCACCAAACCCATACTATGCAATTTAAACCCCTGTATCGAATCCAATTGCACAGAATCAACACCATCAACGACCTTTTTTGCCGCGCCTGATAATTCTGGGTGCTGCTGCAAATTCCATAAATGCTGCCGCAAATGATCGCCATAAATTCCGGCATCAGTAGCCGCATTTTCTAACAATTGTTCCAACTCAACATCGCCTCGCGCAATGTGATATAAAGCCAGCCGCACCAAATAGGGATGTCCCCCCACTATTGCCATTAATTTCTCAACTTGTATAGCTGACCAATTTAGTTCATAGCGCTGTGCTAAATTTTGTACTTGCTGCCGACTAAACTCCGTTAATTCAATCGGCAAACCCACATTAAAAGGCGATTGATTAATATCCATCGGCACGTAAGCTTCAGTTGAATGTACTACTACTAAACGTAATTTTTTCCAAATATTTCTATTCTTTGACTCTTCATGCCAAGCTCGTAATAACCCAAAGAAATCCGCCGCCACTTCGGGATATTCAAAAATCCGATCCACCTCATCTAAACCCAATGCCAGAGGAGTAACTGTATTTTTTAAGAGATACCTTTCAAAATAAGATTTGCAGGCAACTTTACTACCAAAAATCGCATTCCAGTAATCTTCTAATCGAATTGGCAAATCCAATTCCAGGGCCATATTTGCACAAAACCACTGCAAGAATCTATCTAGATCGCTAAATATTTTACTATCAGCTAATTGAAAACTCAAAGCCACCGTCCGATAACCTAAATTTCCGGCTTGATGGAGCACTCTAGCCATCAGAGATGTTTTCCCCATTTGCCGAGGTGCTTTAATCCTAATTAAGGCTCCAGGCCTGACAACTTCTTCATAACAACGCTCTTCAATTGGCGGTCTTTCTACATAAAAAGCGGAAGCTAAACCGACTTGACCTTCTGGTAATTCTGGCCCTGCAACTGGCAAAGGAGGACTGTCAAGATTCTCCCAAGCTGCTAATATCGTAGGTGCATTTTTAGGAGCTTCTTTTAAATCGCGACCTTCTTTGACAAGATCGAGCACTTCTGCGATTAAATTGGGTGTATCGTTATCTGAATGCCACTCTCGCTGCTGAATTTGATCGAGATAGCCATAGAGGTTATAATTAACAGGTGAAGTTACAGGTAAATTTATCCGAATTGGCAAAATCATCGGTTTGCGATCCGGTCGAGAATCCCGTAACTCTTTTGCTCGTCGCACCTCTTCTGTTACCATTTCACTGATAGCAGATTGCTCAGATAATAGTAGCAATAAATAATCAGACTGCTTTAATTCTGCTTCAATCCGAGTCGGCCAATTCTCTCCCAATCGAATGCTTTCACCAGCCATAAAAGCTGCGTGTCCAGCCTTTATTAAAGCTTCATAAAATTCTAGAGCGAGGCTTTTATCTGGTTCTTGAGCGCGATAGGAAATAAAAACTTTATGGCGGTTTTCTAGTGAGTTGCGAAAACCCGTAATTTGGTAAACAGACACGGGTTCATCAATGCCTTTTAATTTCCGCAGTCCACCGTAGCTTGCTGATAAAGAAATGTGATTTTTGACGACATCATAAACAGTTTGAGAGAGACAAATTCCCCCAGGTGCGGCGATTGTTTGCAGCCGTGCGGCAATATTAACCCCATTGCCCATAACATCATTACCGCTAAAAATGACATCTCCTAAATGGATTCCAATACGATGAATTAGTACCTCACGTTCGGGTAAATTAGCAGCAGTAATAGCAAAAGTTTTTTGAATTTCAATTGCGGAGGAAACAGCTTTTTCCGCACTCACGAAGTACATTAATAAACCGTCGCCCAAGGATTTGAGGATTTGACCGCCAAAGCGATCGCACACTTGGCGCATGATGTCAAAATCCCGTTGGATCAAACCCAGGGTGTGCTTTTCGTCTGCCGCCATTTTAGGAGTGAAAGACTCAACATCTGTGAAGGCGATCGCGGCTAGGGCGCTTTCTCCTCGAAGGTTTGGCGGTAGTGCTACATTTTCTATAGGATTCATGGCGGCAGACTCGCGAGTAGCGGTAGAATGTGCAATGCACTATTCAAAGTTTAACTTGTTGAGGAAAAATTAGTTCACTAAAATAAGTTCTCCTCCACAGACAGCAACCGCCAAGGTAGTTAGAGGGTTAATAATGACTGAAAGTATTATTTTTATTAGCTTCTACCTTCTACCTTTTGCCTTCTGGTATAAATTGTCTTTAGCAGCAGCGCGAACAATGCGATTGCTGTCATTAACTAAAAATTTGAGCCGATCGAGTGAAGTATTGGAATTTTGCGCGATCGCATAACGTTCTAGCCATACTAACGAGTCACATTTTTGTACTAATTTACTCGGAAATTCAGGGTGCATTAGCACAATTAACCGACTAAAGCAAGGAGTAGAATATTCTATCGGATAATACTTGAGGACAGTAAATAATCCATCGGCATTGTGAGCCAAATATCTCGCTATTGCAAATCTGCGAACGCTCTCAGAAGAATCGCTTAGTAGCAGCTTTAAGATATTCTCAGGTGTATTAGGATTTTTAGCAACATTTTGGCGCACGCCTCTATAATTATCTTTTGCTAACTGTTGCAATACACCCGCAGGCGTGTTGGGATTATTGGCAAGACTTTGGCAAAGCCAAACATGATTATTTTTTGCCAAATCTTGCAGTACAGAAGTAGGTGTATTGGGATTATTAGCTAAAAATAGTTGCGTCCAAAGGTTATTATCTTTAGCTAAGTATTCGAGTTCGCTAGTAGGCGTAGCGCAATTACCAGTATTTTTTTTTAAAGCGCTGTAATTTTTGGGCAAACTCTCGATCGCAAATTCAGGAATTGAATTTATCTTCTCTAATTGTTCTAAGAAATCCCCAAATTCTTGCCCCCCAATCGTACTGCTCAAAAGCGCCTCAATTGCTGCTCGATCCCAGCCAGAATCCATCTCACCCGCCAAGTTCACATGAAGCTTTGCTGCTTCTGCTACGTGGCTATATTGGCTGTTAACTAGCTGGAATAATACTTCCTTAGTAGTTTTAGGATTCTCGGCTAATAGTAAGAGTGTATCTTCATCTAACCGATTAATAGCTTGCTCAATAAAAGATAGTGGTAATGTATCGTAGTTGAGGATACTCCGTAGAGTATTTAAAGGAATTATATCGACTAGATTGGAATTTTCTAGTAACAATAGAGAGAAAGTAGGATTGTTTACCAATTGCTCTGGAAACTCACATCCTAAATTCAACAATACTTTAGTAGAAGTATTAGGATTTCTTGCTACATTTTTCCTAGTATTGCTATCTTTACTGTAACTTAATTCTCGTAATAGTTCCCTTGGCGTACTTGGGTTAAGAGCAACTAGCCGTGCTAATTCGGGGCTATTACTGGCAAGTTCAATCAGGCGATCGCTAGGAGTATTGACATCTATCGCCTGCTGTTGTAGTTGAGGTGAGTTAGACAATTT from Kamptonema formosum PCC 6407 encodes:
- a CDS encoding GTP-binding protein; protein product: MTNSPPSQPHQVLAPETPSARPNQQGELHLSLARASLRQALARYSPLGRREPTANTELQAELQTQLDVLNSTLEKLDQNVIRIAAFGLVSRGKSAVLNALLGQKILQTGPLNGVTQWPRSVRWTIPQSLTKGDIQLELIDTPGLDEVGGEVRGEMAKQVTRQADFILFVVAGDITRTEYDAIRELQKFQKPLILIFNKIDLYPEIDRQAIYHNLQVLGKGEEVGRDGEILNPQSLEIVMAAAEPAPVQVRVEWPDGSVTYEWESPPPQIDQLQQKLITIINREGRSILALNALVQAREAEVTIAHKTLKLRQSEAEDLIWQFAKYKGLAVGLNPIAFLDILAAPVADLALIRSLARLYGLPMTGYEAGKLWKTILFSTGGVLFGELGSGLILGLGKSTAGIVADFSTFAGVAVTQASLAAYGTYAVGRASQVYLEKGCTWGPLGQDRVIQDILNQVEKTSIISRLQREFKFD
- a CDS encoding AAA-like domain-containing protein translates to MNPIENVALPPNLRGESALAAIAFTDVESFTPKMAADEKHTLGLIQRDFDIMRQVCDRFGGQILKSLGDGLLMYFVSAEKAVSSAIEIQKTFAITAANLPEREVLIHRIGIHLGDVIFSGNDVMGNGVNIAARLQTIAAPGGICLSQTVYDVVKNHISLSASYGGLRKLKGIDEPVSVYQITGFRNSLENRHKVFISYRAQEPDKSLALEFYEALIKAGHAAFMAGESIRLGENWPTRIEAELKQSDYLLLLLSEQSAISEMVTEEVRRAKELRDSRPDRKPMILPIRINLPVTSPVNYNLYGYLDQIQQREWHSDNDTPNLIAEVLDLVKEGRDLKEAPKNAPTILAAWENLDSPPLPVAGPELPEGQVGLASAFYVERPPIEERCYEEVVRPGALIRIKAPRQMGKTSLMARVLHQAGNLGYRTVALSFQLADSKIFSDLDRFLQWFCANMALELDLPIRLEDYWNAIFGSKVACKSYFERYLLKNTVTPLALGLDEVDRIFEYPEVAADFFGLLRAWHEESKNRNIWKKLRLVVVHSTEAYVPMDINQSPFNVGLPIELTEFSRQQVQNLAQRYELNWSAIQVEKLMAIVGGHPYLVRLALYHIARGDVELEQLLENAATDAGIYGDHLRQHLWNLQQHPELSGAAKKVVDGVDSVQLDSIQGFKLHSMGLVNLHGNHVMPRCNLYRIYFRDRLKN
- a CDS encoding variant leucine-rich repeat-containing protein, whose translation is MLLLTFLTMTIEGKLSNSPQLQQQAIDVNTPSDRLIELASNSPELARLVALNPSTPRELLRELSYSKDSNTRKNVARNPNTSTKVLLNLGCEFPEQLVNNPTFSLLLLENSNLVDIIPLNTLRSILNYDTLPLSFIEQAINRLDEDTLLLLAENPKTTKEVLFQLVNSQYSHVAEAAKLHVNLAGEMDSGWDRAAIEALLSSTIGGQEFGDFLEQLEKINSIPEFAIESLPKNYSALKKNTGNCATPTSELEYLAKDNNLWTQLFLANNPNTPTSVLQDLAKNNHVWLCQSLANNPNTPAGVLQQLAKDNYRGVRQNVAKNPNTPENILKLLLSDSSESVRRFAIARYLAHNADGLFTVLKYYPIEYSTPCFSRLIVLMHPEFPSKLVQKCDSLVWLERYAIAQNSNTSLDRLKFLVNDSNRIVRAAAKDNLYQKAKGRR